The region GCGCTGACTTCGCGATCACGAATCGCCACGATGCCGTGGGAGTTCAGGCTGCGAATGTGATTGCCGGCCACGCCGACGAACGCCGAGTGGATCCGGCAACCGGCCATCAGCTGCGCTTCTTCGATGGCGCGCTGGATCGATTGCACGGTGGACTCGATGTTCACCACCACGCCTTTCTTCAGGCCACGGGACGGATGAGTGCCGATCCCGACGATTTCCAGCGTGCCGTCGTCCGAAACCTCGCCGACCAGCGCCACCACTTTGGAGGTGCCGATATCGAGACCGACGATCATTTTGCCGCTTTGCACGTTTGCCATGGGTCCTGCCTCTTCTTAATTCTTCGCGACAGCGGGTTTGGCTGTCGTCGGCGCTACAGGTTCCCGCCAGCCAACAGCGAGGCCGTTGGCGTAGCGCAGATCGATGCGCGCAATGTTCGTAATCTGTTCTTTAAGCGTCTTGTCGTAGATGGCAATGAAGCGGCGCATCTTTTCTACCAAAGCGCCGCGTCCCAGCAGCAGTTCGATCCCCGGGCCAGCGCTACCGGCCCCCGTAGTCAGGAACCAGCTGCCTCGGTCACGCAACTCCAGGCGTGCAATCGAGAAGCCCAATGGCCTGAGCATCTGGCTCAGCACCTGGTATTGCTGCATCACTTGCTGCTGGGCCCGTTGTGGGCCGAACAGCTGTGGCAGGTGTTCGTAGTTCGCCAGCTCCTTGGGCGTAAACGCCTGGCCCTGGTTGTTCAGCAACGCCTCGTCGCCCCAACGGGCCACCGGCAATTGTTCTTCGAGGCGGATGACCACCTGATCCGGCCACACCCGACGCACTTCGGCGTGGGCAATCCATGGCATCTGTTCCAGCTCGGTACGCATGCTCGCCAGGTCGATGGTGAAGAAGCTCGACGCCACGTACGGGGCGATCCGCTGCTGCACGGCTTGCTGGCTGATGTAACTCAAATCGCCCTGCACGTTGATCTTGGTGATCGGCCGGTCGGCGTACGGCAGCAAACGCTGCGCGCCTTCGTAAGTGCCAAACCCCAGTGCAACCAACAACACCGGCCAGAACAACGCTTTGAGAAAACCAAAATTGGCTTTCGGCAGGCGCACAGACATCGGCTCTTTGGCCACCATTCGGCTGGCACCCCGCGGCACCGGCTTGCGGCCGGGCGGTGCGGGGGCTGATGTCTCAGCTGTGCGCCTTGCATGGTCTTAACCTCGCGGCTCGTGGTTGCCGGCAACGCTGGCGGCCAAAATCGCCAGAACCAGTTGCTGGAAATCCAGACCAGCAGCACGGGCCGCCATCGGCACCAAGCTGTGATCGGTCATGCCCGGTGCGGTGTTGACTTCCAGGAACCAGAACTGCCCGTCGGCGTCCTGCATCACGTCTGCCCTGCCCCAACCGGCGATACCCAGCGCCTCGCAGGCTTTCGCCGTGAGGTCCATGAGTTCCTTTTCTTTGTTGCTGTCCAGGCCACACGGAATCCGATACTGGGTATCGTTAGCCACGTATTTGGCGTCGTAGTCGTAGAAGCTGTGCGTGGTGCCCAAGGCGATGACTGGCAACACCTGGTCACGCAGGGTGGCGATGGTGAACTCCGGACCTTGAATCCATTGCTCGACCAACACTTGCGAATCGTAGGTACTGGCCGCTTTCCATGCGTCGATCAACTCGGACGCGGAACTCACTTTGGCCATCCCGATACTTGAACCTTCATGGGCCGGTTTGACGATCAAAGGGAAGCCCAGTTCCGTGGCCGCCGAAATACAATCGGCCTCGGAGCCAAGAACGGCGTGGCGTGGCGTCGGAATCCCGAGGCTGTGCCAGACCTGTTTGGTGCGCAGCTTGTCCATCGCCAATGCCGACGCCAGGATGCCGCTACCGGTGTAAGGAATGCCCAGGCATTCGAGCAGGCCTTGCATGCTGCCGTCTTCACCGCCACGACCGTGGAGGATGATGAAGGCGCGATCGATTTTTTCGTTCAGCAGACGCTGCAGCAGGTCATCGCCGACGTCGAGGCCAAACGCGTCCACACCGGCGCTTTGCAGCGCTTCGAGAACCGCGTTACCCGACTTCAGGGAAACCTCACGCTCGGCACTCTTGCCGCCGAAGAGCACGGCGACGCGGCCGAAGTCTTTCGGCGCGATCGTGGAGACGAGGTTGGCGTAGGCAGCAGTCATTTCAATTTCCCCACAGCCGGCGCAGCAATGGCACCGACGAACAACGGACTGTTCAACAGTTTTGGTGCGAGACCACCGATATCACCGGCGCCCTGGCACAGCAGGATGTCGCCGGCACGCAGCAGCGGCTTGACGATCGGCGCCAGGTCGACACCGCGCTCGATGTAGATCGGGTCCAGTTGACCGCGCTGGCGGATGCTGTTGCACAGCTTGCGGCTGTCGGCGCCCGGGATCGGTTCTTCACCGGCCGGGTAGACTTCCATCAGCAACAGGACGTTGGCGTCGGCCAGTACATTGACGAAGTCGTCGTACAGGTCCCGCGTGCGGCTGTAACGGTGCGGCTGGTAAACCATCACCAGACGACGCTCCGGCCAGCCACCGCGTACGGCTTTGATCACCGCGGCCACTTCGGTCGGGTGGTGACCGTAGTCGTCGACCAGCATCACGTTGCCGCCGTCTACCGGCAGTTCGCCGTAGACCTGGAAGCGTCGGCCGACCCCCTGGAACCCGGACAGGCCCTGGACGATGGCTTCATCGCTGACGCCTTCGTCGGAGGCAATGCAGATGGTCGCCAAAGCGTTCAATACGTTGTGGTTGCCCGGCATGTTCACCGAGACATCCAGCGGCTCGCGCTCAGGGCGCAGCACGGTGAAGAAGGTCTGCATGCCTT is a window of Pseudomonas sp. 10S4 DNA encoding:
- a CDS encoding D-alanine--D-alanine ligase, with the translated sequence MTAAYANLVSTIAPKDFGRVAVLFGGKSAEREVSLKSGNAVLEALQSAGVDAFGLDVGDDLLQRLLNEKIDRAFIILHGRGGEDGSMQGLLECLGIPYTGSGILASALAMDKLRTKQVWHSLGIPTPRHAVLGSEADCISAATELGFPLIVKPAHEGSSIGMAKVSSASELIDAWKAASTYDSQVLVEQWIQGPEFTIATLRDQVLPVIALGTTHSFYDYDAKYVANDTQYRIPCGLDSNKEKELMDLTAKACEALGIAGWGRADVMQDADGQFWFLEVNTAPGMTDHSLVPMAARAAGLDFQQLVLAILAASVAGNHEPRG